The DNA sequence TCATTTTAACTTATTAGTAAAATCGATTTCACGTCAGCTAACTTGAGTTACGTTTTGTACTCGGGAGACCGTCTTTTGTTAGACAAACATTCAGATAATCAAACTTTTATGCCATTAACTTTGATGTGACTCGAAGTCAAAAGTCGTGACGGCTCttcgggagaaagaaaaaaaaaaaaaaaaaaacttacggGAAAAAACTTGACGGAAGAGACTAGCCGCGCAAACCTTGCTTGCCTGTCGTTTCTTCGAGGTAGAAGTTTCGGTCTCGAAGGGCAAGTCGCCCGCTcgcaatttattatctttcaaCATTGAATCTAGAATAGCAAGTACCTGAAATGTGTCCTGATTGCTGAGATCAAACACGAGAACGTAGGCTGTCGCGCTTCGCAGTCCGTAATAACGGAAGTCCGTCCATTCCAAGTGCGAGCTAACCGGGAAATACGGGATGGTAGGCAGATCGGTGATCTTCAATTCGTACAATCGATCGGCCAGCACCACGCTCGGATAAAATGTCTCTCGTCTCTCGGTCGATTTGTATTCCTCGGAGAACTCGCTCCACACGAATTGCTGAGACAAAAgtaaaaatcgcgaaacgaaaGCCATAAACTTGTACAAACGAATTACCGACAAAAATTCCATATAGAATTACAGAGGTAGGCAAATCGAAAACTCGTTTACGAAAGCGAATTCGAGCAGTTTGAATTTGGCCGATCGAAAGAAATATCTAAAAGTGACCCTCCAGCTTCCTTAGGATAGTCACCGTGCCTTTTAATTTCCTCAGAGAGCCGATAATCGTCGCCATCGATAAGCGGAAACTATAATAGGAAATGAACGAAGCGTCCGAGCAACTCGTTTTCGCGATTCGTTTCCTTTTCGATTGTTGTAGGAAAGATTCTCGTCGATTGTACAATACCACTCGcacgtatataattatatttttcgcgcAGGATATTTACGAGTTACCGCTGTGCCTCCGTATAACAgtcagatttataaaaatctcataaattattttaatttaaatgtcttttaagataattaaatctttagaacttgtctacaataatattcaGCTGCGCAATTTAATATTCCAAGTATTAAGTGAGATATTTGTAGAACAAAGAGCAGTTTCACGCAAAAAGTATATGAAAACGACATCTGACAATCTCGTTGAAAGATACAATCATATTTATCAAATCTTACTCGAATTATACTCGTTTTTCCCACGCCGGGTGCACCCAAAAAGATGACCTTAACGCGATCTAACGTGTCCGCGGGGCTGTCTTCTTCTTTCGAGCTTCCCTCGGCGCCTTCGTAAGTTATTGTATTTCCGCCTCTTCTCTCCAAATAGTCGAGGTCCAGCTCTGTGATAAAAATGACAGGATTGTACACGCAAATAATAAGCGAATAAATAATGCGGTGGGATCAATcagaaatcaatttaaaatcataattaaataattattacattaattcaGAAGATGAAACGTTCTCATAGCAAGACATGTACGTATATTGTAAAACGCGTCTACAAAGATTggatttacataaaaaaaataaaataaaatgttatatgcACATCTGTACGGTTCAACTTATCGGGGCATCACGTGTATACGACAAGCGAATTTCGTTTACCCAAAAGCCGTTTATTCGCGTGTAAAATCGAGCTCGGTGGAAACTCATTTTCTTTCATATGAtccattaaatttaattgtaattatagcACTCGCGGCGAATTATCGcgttatatttgatattgccGCGTTCAGACGACTTACGGGGTCGAAGTTCGCCCATCGACTGACGAGAAGCTGCAGAGCACTGTCTCTTCTCATCGAAGATCAACGaccatatatatgtatacatatacgtgtaTGTAATATCGTATATATGAATGTaactttgatttattaaaataacgtaggttttttttttttttttttttttttaattattacagctcttatgaatttaattattaaattgcatcAAACGGAATACAACTTAAATAACATAACTTTTTGAgacttaattaattcaatcaaCGTACTACATTATAGAATTTATAAGGCGacttacattattttaaaccaGGTCAAGGGTTTACAAATTATCACGTTATAGTTTAAAAAAGGTATCTGGCTATTATTGTTACCTCGCCGTTTTTAAATGTCATCGAGACCTTAATTGTACATAGATGGCAAGCCTTTAtccaagtttttaattaattttagcccATGTTAATATACGTGCATAATCAAGTAATCGATGCTTTTGTTTGTGAGAGACGCGTTGGTTTAAACTAAACTTTCGGAAAGTtatcatataattaatatatatataataatgttgaCGTAATATTcaaagtatttatataattacaagaaatttttaacataacgTAGTAATAAATAACTACCCGAGTGgtaattgattcccaccgttatttaataattagatagTCAATTCGTagttcatctcgtggctgttgAGTGCTGAGCCTAGAAATTGTAACATacaaaagctagatatctaaatgttttttgtcgcgtactagtctactgttgTGTTGTCGTGTGTTGACAttacgcaacgctcgactACCGAATTCACCGGGCTAACCGGTTCCTGCCGTCCACCGCGGTAGGGGTGgggagtacgtgcgtgtgttgacatctggccggcagtCTTCTTCGCGTTCCGAGAATCCAagctcgcaaggtggaggacgcgcgggcagcggacGGCAAGAACAAGTTTTTGctcggcgaattcggcagtcgagcgagagTTGCGTATGGTCAGCTacaaaacagtaaacaagtccgcggcgaataaaagtttagatatctatttagaaaCACGATCCGCGCTGGAACTGGACAATGACTACTAGACGacgataaatttccactcgggtatgatgtaaaaaagtattGTAAGAAtgtaaatgataaataaaaacgaaaaatgtaAGGGCGTTAAAGTAAATGATGAGTTGcaggatattaaaaaaagaaaaaagaaaaaagaaaaatttcgcaaaaattgGTTATACTTACGATAATGCTTGTGCGGCGGGAGGCTTCGCCTCCTCCAGCCGCTCACAGTTTTTGTACCTATGGTTATCGATGACTCGCAAAAAATTTCTCACAACCTACACCTCAGCAGAATCTCGTTAACTCCAATGCGCTTTCATCGCTTGTGCCttctgattaaaattaattaatacgaattaatgtttcaattaattatatttctttggCTGACGCTTCGGCTCGCGCGCACCATGCGCATGGCAATATTGTACTTTGATTCTTTCTTTATCTGCCGCACAACGTCTGCCTCTACGTACGCGTCCTGCTTAAATCGTAATGCGAATTgctatttttgataaaaatgatCTCCTTTTATTCTAGATTTTAGAATTTAAGAGCCAGGGTTGTTCAGTCTCGTTGgtaaaaatgtaagtaaaagCGTCTCATTGTCGATCAGGAGGTTCTTGTTGTTTCGCCCGACTAAACACGGAGCAGTTTTCatcttaatttttagtttCCCTGGAGACGTCTGTTGTAGCCTGTTACTTTATAGACAGGCGTATAGTATATTATATAACGCGTTGTACCTCACGTACACGCCATGTATTCTGCAATGTATCACCCTGAgctattttttatgtatcacCAGGTTGGGGGGCGATTGAAACTGGCATAAGCTGCAGCTTGACAAGCTGCATTTTCACTGATACTTGagattagataaaaatttattatcgtaatattGATTCGCCTCGCTGCGAATAGGCATAGCGATCGTTTTAACGTGTCGAAGATCGAGATTTGATCTCGTCCGGCGATTTTGATTGTTAacaattattctaaattatacTTGGTTGCTGACTAACAATGGATCATTTCCGCATTTCGCGATTCGATTTCGAtcaattttttcctttcggaTTTGTTCAAGTTGCGCACGCCTAGGTTGCCTAGATCCAATCCATTTGGTGCATCAAATCGCGGATTCAAACGCATGCGTTTCGGAGAGCAAACAGCATCGTGGGACATAGTCACTTTCTTTTGATATTTAGTCGAGTTTACGCCGCGATAACGAGACAAACAGGGGGGTCGAGTGGAGACGACCGACAGTCGTGACGTGTCAGACTGCGGCTAGCGCGCCAATATTGCTTTGCATTTATTGCTCCGAGGAGAAATGAGTTCACAGGGTGGGAACTACAGTCACCGTAGATATCCGTCAATAAAGTTTCGCAGGCTCGGTTTCGAAACCACTCAATTTCGACGAGGTGGCCAACGGGGGCTCTCGCCTCGAGCACAGTCATTGCATTATCTGCGACAACGAGACGCAATCACAGAATCCTGCTTAGACCGCGGGGATTTTTTTCTCGGTCACCGAGGACCGACACTCGATTGACAATTATGTAATCGTGACGGACCGACACCACGCGCTTCGCAGGCGTGTCACTGTCACGAAACGACGGTAACGCGAGTATTCTCGTTTCACGCAGCATCGCACGGGAGCAACGCACGAGGTAGAGGCGTCTCGGGCGGCAGCACGGCATAGTTCATCCCCCGGACGATCGAAACTACCCCTAGAAATGCACAGAGATGCTCGCGATTTGCGCCTGCGTGCGAACCTGCCGCGCCAATTTCTCACTTGACTTATTAAACGCTTGTTTTTACGAGCTCTTAATGACGTGTTCATTACGTCTAGGTACGGATGATTTAAAATAGTTTAGCACAGGCCCCTCATCTATTACACCTGTTAAACCGAGTAACAATACCTACACGTCAAGCAACCTGTACGCGCGATATAGGTAcggtataatataatataatataatatcctTGCCTCacgtcaatattttatttattattaactctGGGAATACCATGAGAAGAAGCGCACGACTAGACGCATCTCGATTTATTTCGTACGTCAGAGATATATTTATctagatatattttatattaaattatttattagtcgGGGAATGAGCAGGAAATTGAAAGATAGAGCGCAAACAAATATTATCTTGAATTTTACAAGTATACTCCTTTGAATAAGTAAAAACGACGAGGCATCATTCTTTTTCATCTCTATACAAGATTATTTGTGCCAACTAGCACTCGTACATATTACTTGCGCGATTCACtcgtaaattacatttaatagaaaattgcTATTTCCTACACGTTAAAAGAATCGTGTATTCTTCGAAAACAGCAAATGAATCAAGTAAGGGAGAAACTCGGCTCGtgctaattaattacatttcgtAAAGCAAggcaacttttatttttattaacggcTACACTGTATAATGCGCGTGCTTTGacgcattttattttccatatgATTCggaatttatattgtaattttgtatgtaaagaataattttttggcggaataattattttacgagaaTGCGGCAGTTCGCTAGATTTTTGACGGaattaaacgcgaaaaatTTCAAACCCTTTTGCAACATGCTGGAATTTATATGAACGTTTAAatcaagattttattaaatataaatatagtaCAGTTTTacatagagaaaaaaaaactatttgaCAATACCGtgatctcattaattaaaatttcatcataataatttacacatacgttaattatattatattaatgtaaaagtaCCTATATCGAGCGGATATCGCTAAAGACCCTTGCACGCTTTACTTAAATACTTGTTATAATCTTTTACACTTTTACAgtttaacgcaaaattaaaaatatttcgcgctaTTTCGTAATACGATATCTGCCTCGATaagagatttatatttatataataacggTCAAAATAAGCAGTCATGCACGGTGCAAATATTCTCCTCTTAGACATCTTTTAAGTGACGAAATATTATCTTACTAAAGACACCGAGAGATgttacgaaatataaaaaaaacgaggtACATTAGAGGTATACGTTTGTCCATATTTCACGGTTACGTATACAGAAGAAAATATCGTATGTATATCTCTCTTATTCGCTATACTTATTAAATCCAAATACGATTCGATTGCATCATACAATATGTATCGTATGTACCATATAATTGACGTATTTCAATTGCATCATCGCTTCACTTTCGATAAAGCAATgggttaacatttttttttttttttttttttttttattcaaacgcAACATTCCTTTATTTATCatagatttataaattactctATTGAATGCTATTTgcagattaataaaatttaacgttttataagaAGTAAAGATTTCTCATTGCAAAGCTAGGTGacaataaatagataaataaattgtattacgTGTTACAAATACATTTTCCATGTAGtgtaaaacaaaatgttaTCATTAATAAGTGACAGAggccaaaaaaagaaatagaaaaagtagaaagggagaaaaggtATTATACTTGAACGTTGTaggatttataaaataaacttaataCCTACTCGTTGGGATTAATAAtagcgcgataaaattaaataacatttaaatggCGATACCGTCACGcaatttaacgtaattaataaaaagtttacgtGAAAAGCATTCGTGACAACGTTGTAAAAACTATCGTGCAAAAGAACAAAGCGTGCCTGCTTTACCAAATTCAACGTTACAATTCGGCGATACTGTTTCACTGAAAAACAAttgttatacaaatatatattacgtcTTATATTTACATGCTTCGGGCGTATTTGGGGAAACGTTATTAACGTTGATCGGCGTTAACGCAGTTATGATTATCGTACGTCTAAGAAATGACGAAGATGGAATAAAGATACGTACGCTCCCCAAACACGCCCTTTGTGATAAAATACTTGGTTAATGTACATACGTCGTTTATATCCTTCGtcatatacaattttaaaaatatataggaCGTCCAAAAATTTagccacgtgacaattttcttGGACAGCTTTAAATAAAGACGATAAGCTTTACCCGTTAATTTATGCTCATTATCGATAATTGGTAATAGCCCCCTCGTCGTAATACCCCCCTCGAATGACATTAGCGTAATTTTCCCCGTTAAGCGTTACAacttatataattaatgtgcATAGAAATGAATCGCGATAAGTGTTTTGTATTGCCGTTATCCTTTACTGTCGGCTATATGCATAATAAACGTGAAGAGAAAAATCATACGGAAAGTTGCCCactaaaatttacattaacgAAAGTACTAATTTCACCGACTGATTGTTACTTAAGATAATAATGAAGAGAAAAACGATATATTTATGTCTTATCACTGATCGATTTCTCAagtaatagtaaaaataatttccatcaTTTTTATCACTTAAATTCAATTCTGGACGATGTAATATCTCGTGATTTTTCAATCTCGTGATGACCAATATTTTGTTACGCGTCCATAAAGACGTGGGATTCTCTGCGCGAGGATTTTTACGATACAAATGCTCCGTTTGGTCCCTTGTAaacacgttaaaaaatataatcttgcACAGTCGTGTGCAACGCGACAGACTGCATTCGCATCTGGAATGCACAGAGCCTAGAATTCATCTCAGTTGCACCAATACCATAAAGTAAGTCACCACGGCTCCCAGAACCTACGgacgttttgaaaaaaaaaaaaaaagtgttaattataggtattattttataattattaagttattGAATGAAACCCTCTTTATTTCGTTACAATCGTAATAAAACGCGACAAGTCGAAACTCTGCGGATGTACATCGAGATAAAGTTAATCTTACCGAAGCGAAAAGATCCAAGGACACTGTGAAAAATTTCGCTCCCGATATTGACATAGCTTTCTGACACTGTTGACACACGATCTGCACAAATGTTTTAGCTTCTTCCGACCCATCGTACCAATGACAAGAATAAGCCGCTTCCATCACTGACGTGCTCTGAAAAGCGAGATAGAACTTTCGTTATAATAAATTgccgaaaattatattaagaaacgCAGtcttttagattttattttgatttttttttacaattgataagaaaaattatttcaagctAAAGTTTCGTAAATTTACGAGTTTTCCGcaaactttatatatatatatatatatatatatatatatatatatcctcACCTCTTCGATCAGTCGATTTCCGAATATGCAAAACAAAAAGACTTGACCGAACGTGTAGAGCACGTAGCCAATCGTGGAGGCCGCATATACGTTTATACCGTTCACCTGTAGCATTAAAACTCGAACATATTAGTATGAATTcttaattcttaaataatgtTCGAGTTAATCCATCGACTTCGCATTActtgctttattaatttatgcgaTCGATAGGTTATTTCACTTGGAACCTTGGAGCCCGGCAACTCACTTACCTTCGTCGCTTGATAGGCGAGCAGCGTCAAAGTGATGGTTGTCGTCAGCATGTGGAGTAAAAGCGCAAAACCGTACGCATCTCCAACCGCGGTGACCAATCTATATGAAGAGAGAGggttattattaataccgTCGATCGCTAAAGAGACGACCCGAACGCGACTGTCTACCAGTGACTTACGTCGCATATTAAACGTGCCGTTTACAAGGGAccatgaaaaatatatgtatttcgtAATACGTTCTTTCGTCCATAGGTACGTCACCCTTGATTTTCATACTAAACTAAGTGATTCGAAGTAAGTTGAATAACGGCAGACGAATATTCCACCTTCGTTTTACCGCGTATATCTTATATTTCTTCGACAAGTCGTCGAGTTAACATTGTTGCCAGTAAATGAATGATCGATACATTGAAACGCCTTGCGGAAAATGCAAAAAGTCTCTATACAGCTGTCACGTCAGTTGTTCCTGTTAgaaaatattagatttttaagATGCATGAgaatattaaacgttatttcgaaataagGCTGTATAGAAAAATCCTGAAATTTTTGCAATCCTCTATCGAATGTCTAACGCGATATAGAGTTTACTATGTGGAAATACTTTATCCGCTTAGACTACTTACGCGTAGGACATGACCTCCAGTTGCGgtcaatatcttttattttcaatatcacGTAGGTGATAATACGAACTTGTATCGTTTCAAAGTAGTGATTATtataatgattttttaatcaattgcCAGATCTTTTAGActaatcgtaattttttgacgattgatgaaaaaattttaaattaaagtaaagagAAGGAttccagaaaaagaaaactacgagcttatttttttataatagcgTCATATTATGTTGAAATTACTCGAAAATAgattctaaattttaatacttgttaaaaaaaaaaaaaataataataataataatgataatacttgataatataataataacgttaaaaaaaattattgtacaatGGAACCTTCTTGATTAATTGATTAGTAAAATCGGTTGTCGGCGCATGAACGAACTACTTAATAACACGAGTCGGAAATATGTGTCTTCGGGGCACGCGGGGTGGTCGAAAATCTGTCATCACTTGGGTGGCGGGTGAACCACGTGTGCTCACGTTACGTGCACGTGAATTGTTGAAGCGAACACCCGTCCTCCCTCGAATCGTGTAGTCTGCACAACACACGACCCCCGTTGCGGTCAATATCGCGCTTTCTTAGAATAAATACTTGACCACCGTGGGAACACGCGCATCCCGTGCTAGTCGACGAGTGGCTTCGGCACCCCCCGCGAACCTACAGGAACACGATATCCGTTCGCACTGtgctcgcgaaaaaaaaaaaaaaaaattgtcttttctCGAGGAAGCAATCGATTTCGCTGCCGCTGATCGTATTCCGCGTATTGAAATTCTAAAATACGATACACGTTACAAACATTTTATAGCAGAATCATGTTAGTCATCTAGGTAGGAATgaacaataaaattagaatttttctattaatttttttagcttcAAAAACTTGTCAAAATAACGtcagataatattaatttttttttcaattaatgaCAGAGTTGTTTTAGTCAATTTCCAACTTACATAGCAATCTTTCAACGATTAATTTCAGTGCATTTTTGCTAcgcagattttaattaatctttggCAAAGTTTAATACTCGTGGGACTTGTAAGTATATACTTGAACGTGTAATGCAGCATTGATTGCTGATGATATTCGCGCTTACCATCGTATTAACAAacgatacaaaattattaacacaaatatatacatatatgtatattgcgtCATAtacttgttaaaatttattcataatgTAGAAACGCGCTTTTGTATCAGTCATAGTGTCAGATTAATGTTAAtccgatataaaattatgtttgttttagtattatataaatattaaataatcgataTATGTTTGTTGGGAGGAATAGgaatagtatttaattaaaatgtatttgcgCGCactctaaaatatttacgaacgTAATG is a window from the Cardiocondyla obscurior isolate alpha-2009 linkage group LG01, Cobs3.1, whole genome shotgun sequence genome containing:
- the LOC139112375 gene encoding ras-like protein family member 10B isoform X2; translated protein: MDHMKENEFPPSSILHANKRLLELDLDYLERRGGNTITYEGAEGSSKEEDSPADTLDRVKVIFLGAPGVGKTSIIRQFVWSEFSEEYKSTERRETFYPSVVLADRLYELKITDLPTIPYFPVSSHLEWTDFRYYGLRSATAYVLVFDLSNQDTFQYIRTLREQIYEARDMRGVPLLVVGNKQDELSQAVASGTKYRDIVNLVRKHWRCGYVECSARFNCRVVQVFRELMKSIQATEGRPNSPSPASTQPLRSHPHDTSERCILL